Part of the Henckelia pumila isolate YLH828 chromosome 2, ASM3356847v2, whole genome shotgun sequence genome is shown below.
TTAAACTACGCGGCTTTAGGAAAATTATTTATGGaagtaaaatataaaaaattgggTTCATGGATTACATTGTTTATGACACAAGTTTTTTGTGGCGATTACAATTTACAGCcggatttaaatttatttcaaattaaagaTTAAATAAGAGGAGTTATGTAAAAGATACAGCAGCAACATTTTATGATTTTCGCTATTATTTTCGGCTTATTGAAGGTGAAGTTGAATACACTGTGATCATACCTACATTTTACCTTGGGCAAACTACATGCCAACTAATCACACTACATACTTTCATTGACTTCTCCACTGTGTTACAGAGGTACGGGCCCCCTGGTATGACAATGAACTGGCAAGGAGCTCCTGCAAGTCCTAGTGCATACACCGTCAAAAAAATTTTGCGCCTAGAAATTCCTGTTGACACCTATCCTAATGTatgattttgattgatattTCCTTGAGACTCAGTAATACATTGTTTGTGCATTCCTCTCTTTAGGGTCAGCATGCATCTTTCTTCACTAGAGTATCTTCTTAATGCCTATCTTATGGCCTCATAGTTCAATTTTGTGGGGCGACTTTTAGGCCCTAGAGGAAATTCATTGAAAAGAGTGGAAACCACCACAGGATGTCGAGTATATATTAGAGGAAATGGTTCAATAAAGGACACTGACAAGGTAAGATATTGTACCGCCCTCTGTTTGTGATGGAGGTTTATAGCATTTTTTCTTTGAGAGAATCAAATTATGTGGTGAAGTAATCTTAGTGTAGAAATTCACCTTTACTGCTAATTGGCATCATTTGAGTTTTTGATTGAGGTTAAATGTTTACTACATTCTGCTGGTGTTTGTAATCTGAAGGAAGAGAAGCTACGCGGACGACCAGGTTATGAGCACCTGAATGAACCGCTCCATGTCCTAATTGAGGCTGATTTACCTGCCAACGTTGTTGATATCAGACTACAGCAAGCACAAGAGATAATTGAGGAACTGCTGAAGCCAGTGGTGTGTATCTGAAACAGACCCCTTCATACTTCTATGAAAGAAACTTATTCTCCTGCACTGCGTAATTCTCTGTTTTCTGATACTTCAAATTGCCGAAAAgcaagtcctaagtctgaataGCTGAACCTTTTAATTCACTAGTAAATGCTAAGCATTTCTCCTTGAATCTTCTAACGACTGTGAATTCTGTAACCCTAGTCTTTGTTACTTGTTAGACCATTGAGTGCCATCGGTACTGGTCTCTTTGTAGTTAGAATATGCTACACGTTCTTGCTTTCAGTTGCTACTGAGATTATATTTGCACAATCTTATTATCCTTTTGTTTATTCCCTTGAAGGATGAGTCACAGGATTTTGTCAAGAGGCAGCAACTCCATGAGCTAGCCATGATAAATTCGAACATAAGAGAGGAGAGCCCTGGACCAAGTGGCAGTGTCTCACCTTTCAATACCATCGGTATGAAACGTGCGAAAACGGGATGTTAGGATGTCGAATCCGTTAGCTGTTTGTCAGAATTTTTTACTCGTGTGTGATTTACAGTACCCTTTTAAACACAAGTTAACATCCCAACTTTagtatataataaatatagGAAAATCCGTTAAAAAGATCTTCACAGTCGATAAATTATTTCTTTGATTTACTTCAGTTGTCGGACTCAATACAAGGAGTgggaaatggttctcgagtgGATTTTATTGGTTTTGTAATATGATTTCGTCAATTCTTTTTGGTTATTTCCGTTTTGTTCAATGGCATCAATTGGATTTTATCATATTAGGGCATCTGTAAAGAGGTTTATAATCCCCTTAAAAACCCCACCCCCATTACAGGGGTGAggtttaatatatttttcaaaaattttgggaccgggtttaatttttgttttttaaaaaaacttatatAACTGCAAGAGGAGGGACCCGGGGGAGTGCGTTGCACTCTCCCATTGATACACGCGCGTCAGCAGCAgccaaagattttttttttattttgttatttttaattactttttaatttatctaaactaatttaaaatttaaactggattttgttttattttgttttcatttcaCCATTTTATAttgggcaaattattttaaacttccCACTACCAAACTTCTTTTTAACTTAACTCCCTACCCAtccttttctttattttcactccctagtggtcctcatatttgaattaaaatataattaaaactaatcctttgtacgtgactttgttatacctatcgaaccagtttcggccatgcaagactattagttacgcaaggttttcaGCCGATATACTtcagattagggtccaacattacgaaattaaatttaaatacctctttgaccataatgtcgtcgggtcatacctgtcgaattttacgaagtgctcctcacactccaaccacgcagtcgcaacagatggtttctgcacaagctccttcaacgacacccagcacagccttaattcgttttctaccttaaggcgtataatatataaatttaattataaaatatgagcatgaagaacgagagatttaggaaatttattcagacataatattattacataaatcaactcctttaaagaggagaagacaacttgtttagctactcatagtagccttgttcttgaaatacataaaaaaaaacttaatacaatagaaagagaaatattacaacaatttatttgtaagaaaactgaaggaaatgatcgatatcttcagcttcctcaaatgcctgtatttatagctgtagttccactcgtttcaccgagaaacttcagggaatctcacagctgtcttgtatttctttatgccattattgatgacatcttttactagtggaagAGGCAGCTGTGTggaattttttatgccattattgatggcatcttttactagtggaggaatcacatgcctgccactttcttttggctttattctcatcacatgcctgctttattgttgtcggggcatcttttgcttttgaagtaggcccctgtgaaaacgcatcttcggtggtccttgtccatctttgcttgtctcggaaaaatcctttcgatccgttcggggtctaaaggtttttccaaattctggctccttctgatttgggcattctgggcagatattctctgaccatcgtccaatatgagccatgttacaaaattttcggtgagtttctttactccccggcagcttgctgttccacaaaagatttctcttcttttcgaagagttcttccgcaaatgctgtagtttttcctgtcattgtgttcaacaggaacgatccattcacagaattctgataaaatttgaattgaaacttgactttgtccatctcagtaagactGACCCAAATACcacatgcccttctggttgagatctcatttttcccaaaagtggacaccaagggtatttcttcagttttaggatccttgataaatttatgactgtttatatcaggtctcctcagcttgatgaaatgaaagggttcgtgtgatcctttaactgttggttctggagctgcactaaaaaagtataactcaagcacatctcctctggacaaatgatcattatttgcccatgttttttggactgcttcctggatccattttggtaactgtgatatctccgggaagcttggtgacgttgtataaactgaggccaaagccccaaattcataccagagttttacatctttaggattgacattattttttagccaaacccttggatatattcctgcaacatcaaccctgcaagtgttcgggttgatttcactccttgtattcaatttctcacacctttgttgataaacctggaatggagaaataatagatggattagtatcaatcttagatttgcccttgtcagtgttgggcctaagattgatctcttcctcttttacctcagaggcggagggttgacttgatgagttatcctcatcaattgttgcttcatccagatcatcaaaggctgatgatagattagcacttttttcttgagttttggattcctcaacatcttgtttcacaaccggtggttgtatttcttgttcttgtaaaaccaatggttttagcatatcttcaagcagcccatagttgtgtttgagcttgcatacatcctgtaattcgattagatactttgatacGATCAgtttgttgtaacctgccggccatttcagcgttaatggctaactggttgaactcgttttgaagcaacccaaggtgttccctgagatacctctgcattttcatgatgaaatccacgtcactgccttccatctcttgttaagaaatctgcaagaatattttcatgagatttaataataacaatatcaaaaatataattttgacataatgtttgccatcttaataacctagctttctcaggtttagattcaatcttatttttttaggaaagcttttacctgggtgttatcaaccttcagagtgaattttttagcaagtaaaaataatggccatttttcaaaagcccttttaactgcataaaattccttctcgttgatatgccatctaatggcctcagattctgaaaaaagaccgctacagtatctgcatggtatttccccatctggagtgatcttggtaaggactgctgcccaccaatcgtcgctggcatccgtaaataataccagatcattttcatctacgggtatagccatttttgggagattcttacatatctcttttaattggtttacccctttagtatggtcatcggtccatataaacctagcatccttttttaacaaaggactgaacacctttctgtacattgctagattgttaatgaacatccctgcaaaattaactactccaagaaaactctggagttgttttacatctttgagtttatctggaaaattctttaccttttccacaatatggggttgtagaattattccagtttcatcaatctcaatactgaggaattcaattttcctcgttgctatgactgctttcttttcagataaaaccagtccttcttgtttacaaattttagagaaaatctctaagtgtttaacgtgtttgtctatattttttgatgctataagaatatcatcaatataaacaaacataaagttgaaataatctttaaaaaggttatccatctttctttgaaatatctggggtgcattagctaatcccataggcataacttcccaaatatagtgttcttgtggagtagagaaggctgtgaatttcttacttccttcttccattcgaatctggtaaaatccagacttacaatcaaattttaagaacactctagcatttcgtacacagctaattaggtgttctctactcggtatgaagtacccatcaaactccaggattttattaatatcttgatagttaataactagcctgggttttcctctttttatttcaccatgatttctaaccagaaaacctgggctgctatatggtgaaactccttctttgattaaaccaagatccaaatgttccttgataattattctcatatccctttgatctgttatgttcatcgggataggcttatatctgacgaattcatactttttgccttcctttagagtaagactggctttgagttgatttctatcccactaTGCCAatggatgctcgttgtaactttctttgagcctctttttgacatcttcaagggatactttattctctaactctatatctctgtgatttagagttaccttgagaagcttcatatcctctgtttggagttcttgttctgttgttattttcaacatggtttctccaaaccttcttggatctttcatttttgggtgaaaaagttgtcctttatcaccacgctggctgcgaaatattatcggcaattgtcgataaaaagcaaccttgagtctttgaacgataattttatgctcacaaattgtagtgaacataagtcttcttgactcattgtcttgtgtgtacttcttaaacatttgtaagaagttatttcctaacaggatatcagctcctgtatcatggaaatagattggtggtgtttttaccttgtaccaaggtgtttgacctgcacctcccataaggatctctgcttgttttattcctttgcaaagaattaaaattcttcgagagaaatctcgtccagcaatttttggcaattcctcttcacattcttcaggaaagactcctctttttgttgtacaaattcctgctcccgagtcaatataagctgcaaaatattcagccttatattgttcatataacatccctatcggaatgtatatggagaaaggacttgttgtcattttttaaagggattactaaatggccccgccatttttaacagactgtgttgtaactcagtaatccgattaagactatttacctttagttttcctaaggcctcagaaggtagagtatggttactcctttctatttcttcaatgcgttctagtaaatcatgttgatgacttactaatttcaactgttgcttcttcctctgtctgtgaacagagttctcgaatctgattaagggattgtcccttatccaattctcttggtttttcatttcgtagaattcttattgaattctccaagtcttttcttttgccatgaactctattcctttttcaaggcgtttccatggtttatggtcctccaggaattctagaccaagaatgagttgatctatttcttttcctggaattccccagatttgaacttccaattctccaatatttatcactcctagGTATGTTCCtttttcctgttgttccaaatagtaaatcgagttacaaagGAACAAGTTctgatgacttgtaatttcgaatactattttcactttttTCCATCATTCTGGAGATCTaatttttcctattatagaaaactctttttcttttgGTGAAATTTCTTGagtaggagatttgtcccatctcctgcttgtcattctgtctccttggaaagataaccttcggggttctattttaaggtctctgtatagaaccggtctgtcttgaatttgaatgtctgtttcctgaattaaaggaaactcgattcttttcggatatattgcttgagcaactttcccaaatatctctggaatttcaatgaactcatttctaataaataattcagaatggtaaGTATTAGAAAgaacatatgaaatttgatacgtaatagaatatggcatattaccttccttcattagtcttttttccttgaagttttgatgcaaagtcaaggctcgactaaattctctatcagctaaattgtaggctattctttgATAAATAACTttcacaatttttcctgcacataaatttcccgagatagttcctagaaccgcatcttgtatattccccattcttttatcgcatactacgatatctatgggtgaatctatttcctctttaaaagtagccttgatcataatctggattgctccaatatgaatccaagacattgtctttgctacttctgcttttaatttttgtaattcttctcgaatttcttcaaaggaaattaactgcatttcaatttgattactggttagttccatagggatcgccatttcccttctggataccttataaatcaaattatgtcttctttgtcttagccctaggtttcctaagactctttcaacttgtcctgccgaaaatccttggtacttctgtaatgttggattttctctcataatcctttggaccatattatgagatatcgtggtttgactaaagaacccagccaaactttcatgtgtttcatggcgaaacacttcctctttactctgattctgattctgattcatcttcagaaacttctcgactaaaaaatatctcttcttcgtatatgatttcatctgaggggatatcctcaaattgatatacttagactagatcttgaaagaagaccgcatcatccatatttggtgttgcttcaaagagtttaactccttttttctcgttttctggacaatttatagatatatgtcctcttgctccacatgtccagcagttgcaatccttgaaactttcacttgctcttgtatgagttcttccgaaagttcttcttgatggtgttctttccctgctttgtgatgagcctgttgctggggatgttcttgtaggtccacttcttctacctgatctataggatctggccttttgtttggaccaaaatgttcttggtttccaagaacttttcattcttttattatagggattatttctgaatttcttctttttaaatccctgtgatctgtttccaatgatcgttggaagatcattttctctacaacacaaagatgtacgcttatctataccccttattttcttgtagttcttctgtaatgctgccatatgacaccattctgctaattttcctttcaaaaaggaggcacgtcttgccaatgtatcaagattgcctggaacatattctttaatcagcatttctctccagggacttggcatttttgcaaaaaatagctgaataacTATATTTTTCTCGACtcctgaattccatctgtatttagtgaataacataatgtattcatcaactaagcagatatcatgtaactcgaggctataaagagcttgagtatatcttctttttttctctgtatcttaattattaaaatagtctacccctatgaattgtgctttaaatagggtggtcattctttctccaatctcgctgagggattctcctgctaagattgattccttagtttctggcatagtcatctcccatgcgatcttaacagatcccattagactcatttctagaagtttaatgaatccttctttattgagatctaatgtccctgctgctattcttatagctgacgtccaatcatctataagatcttctctgttttttaagtccaaaacatcaaggtttaacataaccccgtaaggatgtattggatctaaaacagtttttccgtaaggagtttgatggagttggattttactccttcttgatctggttcctgctggatgtgaattttctccaacctggaactcactatgtggttcttctgttttaaccacatatcttgggggatttcctatgggttgttcaccctcaggggaattcatttttagatctactactttgagattcgcaaaagaatccgcaagatcttgtagatcctcgagatttaatttttctaaagtagtcatcagatagtgtttttctctgatactatttttataagattaatcatcatttcatcattggttaaaggtttttggaccattttggttttacctttctgatgtaacaaaggttcggtaccaaatgagagtggtaaccttcctcctgtatttccttttctagaacccgaagtgtgttctagatttatgattttattatgaAGATCTTTTAggtttccaagaatttcttcttgtttcttaaggattttttcaatttgccgaggtatttcatacagctgattgctgtaatattgtaccgtcttttgaatttctctaagatctccagatagtttagaggaatctggggtaatctctaaaaattgagagttagaaatcatttttctttatctcttcaaaattaagagcattaatcacaacctgttgtaagtaatctattgtgaatagattaaattatttataggatttcatatgaataaaatcctcttgattcaaaccttcgtttgaagtcatctttttttttaaaaaaatcttctcctcaacaaagaaaaacatgaattatcgaataatattatgtctgaataattaacctaaggctttgataccatttttacggataattctttgtaccatgaataagcacaaaatcttcagattttagtataaagtctttagattttaagcataaaaaagcataaatctagtacaagaattaaacaattaaatattcaagttttgtgGTCCTAGGGAGCTATTGCAAAGAATCTTATGGGTAGGGAGTTAGGCCAAAGTCaagtttgggtttggggatttatcaCCAATTTGCTCTTTTATATAATGTTATTTTCTTAGTTCatgtaatttaattttcattaaaataaatttcacatGATCCGAACTAGTCAGTACAtactaatttttataattttttagtatatcataaatttttaattgaacatatgaattaataatatatacaaattaaattataaataaaaaataaatttggaaTAAAAAAAGATAGTTGAAGATAGTTAGTTGATAGTGAGACCCATAAAAATATAGTTGAAGAGGTTTATGATAATGAAGATATGTTTTAAAAAtgggtaatgctacatgtacacagaGTGTTAAACGTTGGATTACACATtttacttgaaattacatgattatgtaatttcaagtggaATGTGTAATTTTATGTGTAACATTCAGTGTACATGTAACACTATCctttaaaaatatatgaaatttttaaCTTTTGATATGAAAGTGACGTGGCAGAGCATAAACTCCTTGTGCAGGTTTATGACTACAAATGCCCTTAATAAGTAGCAACAACTGCAACACTCTAGTAATAGATATGTTTTTTCCAATGGGTAACGTGTCTTttctttttataataaataataatataataataaacatGAGATTTTTATTATATCAAATTAGGCAATTACATCAACAATTAAAGTATGATTGAAAGAAACTCATCCTACAAGGACCATAACAACTTTTTTCAACAAGAGCATAGACAGTTTGATTTGTCGATCGATTCAAGAAAATgaaaagcagtgaataaaactgtTTTTGCAGTCATCAAAATCTCAACTAGAACTTGACTTATGTGCGATAAGAGCTTCAATGACAAGGAGATCATCGGATTCTACTTTTGTGTTCAACGCTGCATCCAATGacctttttttttgttttttgtttttgcatttgaGATTATCTAATTTCAAATGAGATCAAATCAAATGCTAAAAAAAATGGACCGTTGAAAACCCATTCGGGCACTACCCGAATGAGATAGCATAGACAAA
Proteins encoded:
- the LOC140881342 gene encoding KH domain-containing protein At2g38610 isoform X2, whose protein sequence is MAGHYNPNFSPSRTVSPQIRSIPDVDSRYLSELLAEHQNIGPFTQILPICSRLLNQEILRVTRMMPNNSFGELERLRHRSPSPMASTNLLSNARGTGLAGWNGLTQERYGPPGMTMNWQGAPASPSAYTVKKILRLEIPVDTYPNFNFVGRLLGPRGNSLKRVETTTGCRVYIRGNGSIKDTDKEEKLRGRPGYEHLNEPLHVLIEADLPANVVDIRLQQAQEIIEELLKPVVCI
- the LOC140881342 gene encoding KH domain-containing protein At3g08620 isoform X1, with translation MAGHYNPNFSPSRTVSPQIRSIPDVDSRYLSELLAEHQNIGPFTQILPICSRLLNQEILRVTRMMPNNSFGELERLRHRSPSPMASTNLLSNARGTGLAGWNGLTQERYGPPGMTMNWQGAPASPSAYTVKKILRLEIPVDTYPNFNFVGRLLGPRGNSLKRVETTTGCRVYIRGNGSIKDTDKEEKLRGRPGYEHLNEPLHVLIEADLPANVVDIRLQQAQEIIEELLKPVDESQDFVKRQQLHELAMINSNIREESPGPSGSVSPFNTIGMKRAKTGC